In Sphingobacterium thalpophilum, a genomic segment contains:
- a CDS encoding glycosyltransferase family 2 protein, with protein sequence MDISVVVPLFNEEESLPELTAWIDRVMAANHFSYEIILVDDGSKDNSWKVIEELKLKNTNISAIKFRRNYGKSAALNVGFAAAQGDVVITMDADLQDSPDEIPELYDRIVNKGADLVSGWKQKRYDPLTKTIPTKLFNGVTRSMSGIYNLHDFNCGLKAYKKDVVKNIEVYGEMHRYIPVIAKWAGFTNIQEQVVQHYPRKYGTTKFGPGRFVKGFLDLLSIFFVGKFSKRPMHFFGVMGVISFLAGLFISIYLICHKLMSIASGTPFRDITDQPLFFFALTAIILGTQLFLTGFLAELVSRSSSDRNDYQIEKVI encoded by the coding sequence ATGGATATTTCTGTTGTTGTTCCTTTATTTAATGAAGAAGAATCCTTACCCGAATTGACAGCTTGGATCGACCGCGTTATGGCGGCCAATCATTTTTCCTATGAAATTATTTTAGTTGATGATGGGAGTAAAGATAATTCTTGGAAAGTTATCGAAGAGTTGAAGTTAAAGAACACGAATATTTCTGCGATAAAGTTCCGACGCAATTACGGAAAATCTGCGGCTTTAAATGTAGGCTTTGCTGCTGCACAGGGCGATGTGGTTATTACAATGGATGCAGATCTACAGGATAGTCCAGATGAGATTCCTGAACTGTATGATCGGATCGTGAATAAGGGAGCGGATTTAGTATCGGGTTGGAAGCAAAAACGCTATGACCCATTGACCAAAACAATCCCAACCAAATTATTCAATGGGGTGACAAGATCGATGTCTGGAATTTATAACCTGCATGATTTTAATTGTGGTCTTAAAGCTTATAAGAAAGATGTTGTCAAAAACATCGAAGTTTATGGCGAGATGCATCGTTACATCCCTGTTATTGCAAAATGGGCAGGATTTACCAATATACAGGAACAGGTAGTACAGCATTACCCACGTAAATATGGTACCACCAAATTTGGCCCGGGTCGTTTTGTGAAAGGTTTCTTAGATTTATTATCCATATTTTTTGTCGGGAAATTTTCGAAAAGACCGATGCACTTTTTTGGTGTTATGGGCGTGATTAGTTTTCTTGCAGGTTTATTTATCTCCATTTATTTAATTTGCCACAAATTGATGAGTATCGCCAGCGGCACACCATTTAGAGATATAACAGATCAACCTTTATTTTTCTTTGCGCTGACAGCGATTATTTTGGGAACACAATTATTTCTGACTGGTTTTTTGGCTGAGTTAGTGTCTAGAAGCAGCTCCGATCGGAATGATTATCAAATTGAGAAAGTCATTTAA
- a CDS encoding glycosyltransferase, whose protein sequence is MRIVILGSAYPLRGGGIASFNERLAFHFQEAGHEVDIYSFSLQYPNFLFPGKSQYSDEPAPTGLHIKTTVNSINPFNWIKVGKELKKANYDLLIVRFWMPFFGPCLGTIQRQVRKNKHTKIVCIADNIIPHEQRIGDSLLIRYFLKSVDACLTMSKSVLADLKMLSPKMPAVYTPHPLYDNYGVHQSKKEARRLLKIAEGDKVVLFFGFIRQYKGLDILLEALADPRIRTLGVKLLLAGEFYGDPAPYLNLIKKYKLEEFIFMHTDFIPNQEVGRYFSAADCVVLPYRSATQSGITQVAYHFDLPMIVSNVGGLPELVQHEYVGYVVEPDARQMADGIFSFYHYNKEEQFRTNIIDEKKKYSWDTFGNELLKLVD, encoded by the coding sequence ATGCGAATTGTGATTTTAGGGTCCGCTTATCCGTTAAGGGGCGGTGGGATAGCATCTTTTAATGAACGATTGGCATTTCACTTTCAGGAAGCAGGGCATGAAGTGGACATCTATTCTTTCAGCTTACAGTATCCTAATTTCCTTTTTCCCGGAAAGTCTCAATATTCGGATGAGCCAGCACCAACTGGCCTTCATATTAAGACCACGGTCAATTCCATTAATCCATTTAATTGGATTAAGGTAGGTAAAGAACTAAAAAAGGCAAATTATGATTTGCTTATTGTACGATTTTGGATGCCGTTTTTTGGACCTTGTTTGGGAACAATTCAACGACAAGTTCGAAAAAATAAACATACTAAGATTGTATGCATCGCTGATAATATCATTCCTCATGAACAACGGATAGGGGATAGCTTATTGATTCGTTATTTTTTAAAGTCTGTTGATGCTTGTCTCACCATGAGTAAAAGTGTGCTGGCAGATCTGAAAATGTTAAGCCCGAAAATGCCAGCGGTATATACGCCGCATCCACTCTATGATAACTATGGTGTACATCAGAGTAAAAAGGAAGCACGTCGATTACTTAAGATTGCCGAGGGGGATAAAGTCGTATTGTTTTTTGGTTTTATTCGTCAATACAAGGGTTTGGATATCCTCCTGGAGGCATTGGCTGATCCCAGAATACGTACCCTTGGGGTGAAATTGCTGCTCGCAGGCGAATTTTATGGTGACCCTGCTCCTTATTTGAACCTTATAAAAAAGTATAAACTGGAAGAGTTTATTTTTATGCATACTGATTTTATTCCTAATCAGGAGGTCGGAAGGTATTTTTCAGCGGCAGATTGTGTGGTCTTGCCCTATCGGAGTGCTACACAGAGTGGAATTACGCAGGTTGCTTATCATTTTGATTTACCGATGATTGTCAGTAACGTTGGGGGATTGCCTGAATTAGTTCAGCATGAGTATGTTGGTTATGTCGTGGAACCTGATGCCCGTCAAATGGCCGACGGTATTTTTTCATTTTACCACTACAATAAAGAAGAGCAATTTAGAACAAATATTATTGACGAGAAAAAGAAATATAGCTGGGATACTTTTGGCAATGAACTCCTTAAGTTGGTCGATTGA
- a CDS encoding MBL fold metallo-hydrolase yields the protein MRITFLGTGTSQGVPVIACQCQVCQSEDKRDKRLRSSILIEYNQHTLVVDTGPDFRYQMLREKVMHLDAVLMTHSHKDHIAGLDDVRAFNYQQHSSISIYGTEALHEALKREFYYAFTEIKYPGAPRLDLEEIKAGVPLSLFGKEIMPIEVLHYKMPVLGFRIGDFAYITDAKFISDESRKLLEGVKILVVNALQKESHISHLTLEEAIEFADDIHADKTYFTHIGHRMGLHEVVSGELPENMFLAYDRLQLDIT from the coding sequence TTGAGAATAACATTTTTAGGAACCGGAACATCACAAGGGGTGCCAGTAATAGCATGCCAATGTCAGGTCTGTCAATCTGAAGACAAACGTGATAAGAGATTACGTTCTTCTATTCTTATTGAATACAATCAGCATACATTGGTTGTCGATACCGGTCCTGATTTTAGATACCAGATGCTGCGCGAGAAAGTTATGCATTTGGACGCCGTATTAATGACGCACTCACATAAAGATCATATTGCGGGACTGGACGATGTTAGAGCGTTTAATTATCAGCAGCATAGTTCTATTTCAATTTATGGCACCGAAGCACTTCATGAAGCACTAAAGCGTGAATTTTATTATGCATTTACGGAAATTAAATACCCAGGAGCGCCTAGACTGGATTTGGAAGAGATAAAGGCTGGTGTGCCATTGTCTTTATTCGGAAAGGAAATTATGCCTATCGAGGTCCTGCATTATAAAATGCCTGTGTTGGGCTTTAGAATTGGAGATTTCGCCTATATTACTGATGCGAAGTTCATTTCTGACGAATCAAGAAAATTATTGGAAGGAGTAAAGATTCTTGTCGTAAATGCTTTACAGAAGGAATCTCATATTTCACATTTAACGTTGGAAGAGGCGATTGAATTTGCCGATGATATTCATGCCGACAAAACCTATTTTACACATATTGGGCATCGAATGGGATTGCATGAAGTTGTTTCAGGAGAATTGCCCGAAAATATGTTTCTAGCCTATGACAGATTACAGTTGGATATAACCTAA
- a CDS encoding lmo0937 family membrane protein has protein sequence MGNLLYIIAVILVIIWTISFFGGYAAGNNIIHILLVIAIIVVLLRVIRGNA, from the coding sequence ATGGGAAATTTACTGTACATCATCGCCGTTATTTTAGTTATCATTTGGACGATAAGCTTTTTTGGAGGTTATGCGGCTGGAAATAATATCATCCACATTCTTTTGGTGATTGCAATTATCGTTGTATTACTACGTGTTATTCGTGGCAATGCTTAA